The nucleotide sequence TTTCTACCACTGCCCTTGAAACAAATGCTTTCTGAGGAGAACAATGGGGACACGTCGAAGGCGAAACCCAGGAATCCATCCAGAGAGAATCACTTTCCAGCAGGCCTGATATGGCACCGCAATGGCGAGGCAGATTCCAGGGATCCTCCGGTTGCTCTTATGGAGGATTGTAGCAGTGAGGGGCAGTCCAGCTCGTCACCTGCTGAGCGGTCGCGGTACAGACATCAAGACCAGTTCAGCAGCGAGGAGGAGACAATGTACTCGGCCGAAACCATGGAGAGCACGAACGTTCCGAGCTCCAGGGAGAAGCACGTCGGGAGGAGCCAGAGCTGCGTCAACTACAGCAGGTGGAGCTCTCCGAGGAAACCGTCGATGATTCAAACCGGGACCTTGAGGAAGCAGCACACGCTGATCCCCATGCGGAAGACGCACTCGCAGAGCACGTCCCTGCCGCAGAGGAGTCATGACTACTTGAGCCCGACGGTCTCCTCGGCCATGAAGAAGAGGAACTCCATGGAGCTGCAACAGCCCCCAAAGCCCCGTCGGATCATCGTccaatcttctccaaaatggatgtTCTGAAGGTTTCCTCCATTTAGTTTTACAGGAGGAAATGAACTGATGGCGCCGCGTCGGCATGGCCATTTTGGAGGTCTGTTGCTCCCTTGTTTTCTCCTGGAAGCTCGTCAGCGAGCCGATGATCTCTTTGTTGTGTTTCTTCTCTCTAGAGTTGTGTGCTTGTGCAGAATGACTTGGAcaaataaaaggttaaaagaaaagaaaagttcgACGGAAAAGATAATGGACCATATACCCTGGATGGAGGTGTCAAGTGTGAGCTGTTGAAATGTCATGTGTTTCCGCGTGCAGACAGTCTGGACATGTACTCATGTAGTAGCATCTAGCTtgactctttttctttttttgttttgagTGAGAAAATCTAGCTTGACTCTTGATTGTACCACTTTTAACTGAATGACTATCAGTTCTTTTGCCCAAGATATGCTAGTATCTCTGTACTTACTTTACTTCACATGGGACTGATGCCTATCATTTTTGTTTGCTTCTACCTAAATTATGGATTAGAACTTCAGGTGGCATAAAGAACTTCCAAGTGAGATTCTTTCACCCGTCTGAAGCAGGTGCTTCCGCGGGTCTGAATAATACAGTTTGCTGAGGCTGAAGAATATGCTTCCTGTCAGGTTTTCGGGCGCCAATTTTTTTTACAGGCTGAATTCCCCGTACAACTGATTCGCGTTGCTGCTATGATATGTTTGTGCTTTCTATCAATGCATGGGGACACAAAACTTTCATGCTTTCTTGAGAAAAAATTACAATGCACATGTCTATGTGTAAAAACAGAGTTTGTTTTTTTTTTGATCAAAAGGAGTTTTCCCCTGTCCCATTTTATTGCAAATGAGGCAAGAAAAACAGCACCCAACTGTTCACAGCGCTCGGGATCAGCCAAAGTAGCCGAGCACTCAAAAAAGAGAGCATGCTTGTGTGCGCATAGCATTTGGGTGTTTTTCTTTCCGTTCACAGATTTCTCCGGGATCATGGCTGAGAAATGCCTGGCCGAAAGAGGCTATGGGGCTTATCACGCACCACTGGCTGGCGAGTGGCGACGATTGCGGCTTCCAGTTGTGAAGACGAAAGGGAGGCAAACGTTGCAGCTGCCCTATCCTATGCTCTGTTCATGAATCATGACAGGCAGCATAGCATCCCCTAGTCTGTCTATCCAATAACTGAAATTAGTCCCCTTGAACTTATAGCCAGAGAAGCTAATAAGCCACATGGTTAACGGGACGGCTCGAACAATTTTTGTCTCCCGAAAAGGGGGGTTGATCATGCCTCTGCGTAACTGAGATGCACACGACCATCTTTGTCTGTTTCGACGGCCGGAACATGCTGGAATGCTTGGGTCGGAGTCAAGACTTGAGTGGCGAATCCACCGCACTAAACACATGCGTCCGCATTGCTATGAGGTTTTGCCACTGGCAATCACTCATGCCTTGCCGcacatggagatggagatggagaggtCGGCGCCCTATCTGTCCGTCCCGCAAGGAAGCAACATGGGGCTGGCGTAATAAACGTCGCCCAATAATTCGCAGGGCCGACCGACCGATCATCATTTATATACGTGTCCAGCTCCATCTCCAGCCAAGGGTGCCGGATGGGAGGGGTTTCCCCACGTTCATCTCTGAAACTATGCGCCCCGGCGCAGCCATACATCTCTGCTATTATTTCATTTCACACGGAGAACAGCAACTACGCAACAAGCGGAGGTGATGGTCTGATGATGGATGTAACGAAAACTTTGCGAGTCGATACACTTCTACCACTGAAAAAATTGGGGAGAAAAGCTGCATGTTtattttttcgacaaagggtgtgGATGGCCAAACTCATAGATTGGCACGTGGGCGCAATCTTTGGCATGCAGATgcaactcaacatcatcactcatgAACAGCACAATCTGTAAAGTGGGTTATTGGCATGTTCCCAAGTCCCAACCCTACCTTTCATGGCATAACTCGAATGCCCCATCAAACTACTGAAAACAAGCACAAAAAAATGTGGAAAGACGCAAACCCGTGCGTGGAACGGCTTTTTAACAGCATCTAGTCGGTGTTAGCGTTTGTCCTAGGGCGAATCATCTCGAAGCAGCTGACTGTCTGAACAGAATGCAACTGAAGGCGGCAACAAAAAATGAAGCTTTCCTTTCTGGCAATTGAGTTACAGTACAGCAGCCAAGTAACAACAGCAAAAATGCACTGAGCGTTGGAGGATATGAAAATGGTGGATTCAACCTTGATTGAGGCATAAGAAAGGATGAAAAAGGAGGAATTCAAGATCTGATCTAAGACAAAACTCACTTTTTCCCCTCTATAAAATCACTTTTGCATGCTACCTTTTCAGCCTTAGGTAGTCAAAAGTCACTTCACAGTCAATCAATCATAGTCACTCTCTTCAGAACAAGAGAACATGCAGGAGAGTAGGAGACACACACAACAAGGAGAACAAGTGATGGCCTGATGATGGTTGATACACTCCTACTCAATAATCCCAGATGGGGAAGTAAAGCTGCCTGTTGATGACTACTGGGAGATTAGCACGTGAGCTACCTTTTGGTGTGTAACTCAACATCACCTATGTACAGCACAAGCAGTAAAGTAGGCCCTTGGCATGTCCCTAACCATACCTTTTGTTTGTGTAAATATGAAAAGACAGCAAACCCAGAATAACAACATAGTTCACAAAAAAATGCGTAAATGTAGCAAACTCGGAGTAACATCATATAAAGTGTTTGCCTTAGGAGCAGTATGCTTAGGAGTAGGATTATAGCATCGCAACGCAGCTGAATGTCCTTGAACAGATAACAATCAAAAGCAACACATTCTGCGCAACTTTTGATAACACAATTTGGATTAAACAACAGAATGTGCTTCGTTAACTTAGAAACAAGTACTGCCTACTAGTATGATGCATGTGCATGTGCATTGCCTTTTAATTTGTTCAAAAGTAGAAGCTACTTGTCCAGGTTTGAAGCTACAAATCTAgtaaaagataaactataagttaATTGAATGGTGTGTTCTTTAGACATAACTGACTTGTGTGTAGTAGAATGAATGCTTGATAATGAAAACCAGTGTTTGTGATAAAAAAAACTTTATGTTCCATTAAAACGACTGCAAGGCTTTTTTTAGCCTAAATAAAGGATGCTGCCTACTGAATTCACAAAAGCTGGAGCCCAACTAGGCTTCCTTAAAGGTTAGTAAAGGAGCAGACAATGTGTTAAActaccaaaaagaaagaaaaaaaacaggtcAACTTCTACAGTTCTAAAATTGCCACAAAATAAATCAAGGCTACGGTGACAGATGTACATAGTACTGAACCCATGACACTTTGCGTAACAAAATTGTGAAGCAATAAATCTTCAGAAGGTGCTAAGAGGAGTTGCATAGAGTGGATCGATCCAACACAACGCACACTAATACTGTAAATAATAATATCTGCAGGCATGTCTAAATGGTTCAACTATGAAGAACACAGCCTTCTAAATGTCCTGTGCAGTTCAGTTTTACTGAATCAGTGGAAAGAGATGGAGGCACAAGAGATACCAGCATTCAAAGGAAAGGTACCGAATCTCCGCACTATTAACTAATCTATCAGTAGAAAGCACGCGACGAATCACGCATCCATGAGAGGAAACAGAGCAATGTCTCCAAATCACCCACTCTTTGCTAATAACCAACCAATTCCATCCATCGAGAGGTAGCAGCTACACCATATACTTAATAACAATTCGGTAGCAAAATGGCTATAGGGCTAAAACAAATAACAAATCGGCAAGCATTCGGGCTGGGGGAACTCATGCTGTCATGTCCTTTTTTCCCCCACCCTCACCACTCTAAAATACGTAGTACTTACTATCGCCCTCAACATTGCCCTCCTCGTGACACtcgagagcagagcagagcagaagcAGAGCTCAGACGTTGCAGTGGAGGCAGTCGCAGGACCTGGGCGTGAAGGAGCAGAACCCGAAGGGGCGGTTGGGGATGTTGCAGTTGATGGCGTAGCAGCACGGGGAGAGGACGCAGACGCCCCTGGGCCCGCCGCAGCAGGTGCAGGGCGCGCAGAGCTGGAAGCTCCCCAGCCGCCGCCGCGTCTCGTTCAGCACCACCCCGCTGAACCCCGCCCCGTCCCCGCCCGCCGGGGCCATCGGCACCATGCGCACCGCCGACTGCTCCGCCTGGTCGGACGCAGCCGGGACGACCTGCGCGCGCGTAGAGGGGGCAGGCAATGTGAGGGCCAAGATTCGCGGAATTGGGcgggagaagaggaagaggaaggcttacCGGCGAGGAGTGGGCggccgaggcgaggaggaggagcaggaggaagagCAGCTTGGGCATGGAGGCGGGCATCCTCGGTCGGTCGGCGGCCGGAGCGGGGATTTGGACTGTGCAGCGGGCGGGGAGGGCTGGGGTGGGGAGTGAGGTCCTTTTCGGGGGGAGTGGCAGTAGCCGACGACGGACGGACGACTTGGGATGGAACCGGAGGGCGAGATCTCGTCTTCGCTCGTAGAAAGGCAGAGGCTACGGTACGCTCGCTCACCGGCTGGCTGCCGTCACGCCCGTCGTCACCCCCTCGCCCGCCGGGTGGGCGCCGCCGCTGGTAGAAAACAGGAGTGGCAGTAAATAATAGTACGCACATGATGTGCCGGCCCGTGTCgaaaccgccccccccccccccccccccccccccccccatcggcTTTGGCGCGTTCATACTCGCGCACTCGAGATCAGCCTATGCCCATGCCTATGATAATTGCTCCTGATCCGCCTGCCTAGGACTAGGATCTCGATGTGGACGAGGCTGATGGATGGGTCATTGGGATGGCGGTGCTCGCGTCGTCGGCAGATCATGATTCTGTTTCCAATCCTGTTTGTTACAGGGAGATCTTGCAGGAGCCTAGGACAAACTGACACTGTTGTCAAACCTGGACGGACGGACACCGGATCATCAATCAGTAATTAAAAATCAAGCCTCTTCCGTTTGGTGGTACTGTAGTACTGTCTAGATCATCATCACAGGTGTCAAGAAGAATGATAAAATTTGTGCGGCAGCTTTGGGAGGAAGCGCCCTATGGTTAGGACGATTCCGCACTGTTACTACCAAAGAGAGAGAAGGTGGATGAGGCGACGATCGTGAGATGGAGGGCAATTCGGTTGCCACCACAATTTGGGGCAGGCATTTATGCGACACCCCCGCAACAAGAAAAGTGGTTGGACCATGTTCGGCGCCTTATCATCATCATCGGCCCCCACATTAAACTCGGGGTCGTTGGGAGGACGCCCGGTTGCCTCACAAAACTTTCTCGGCAACAAGATCATGATGGCGATGCCACAACCGAATTCCGCGCCAAGTTCTGCCTCGTTCTACCCTTACGCCCTGTGGTCAAGAAAACCCAACCAGCACCCAGCTTATAGATCACACAAATGCCGGGCGCAAAACAGTTGATGCAACGTGGCCTGCAGAAAAGAGATTCAAAAAAAAACAGTTGATGCAACGCAGGCCGACCTCTGTCAGGAAACCATCGATGAAGCAATGCCAACATTTTTCACACTGCATTCAAGCATTATTTCATTCGGTAGCAAATGGCttctccatccatccatccaaagACTGACTGACCCGCATTAACAAAAATAACAACTGTACATCTCTGGTAGCAAACTCGATTTTTACAGAACTTGATTCCGGGGAGTTAGGGGGGAGAACATTCGCGGCGCAAGCCCTGGGAAGGACGGCGCGCGATGGCTTTTATAcatcatcgagatcaatcaaggtAGGGTCAAATGCCAGGGAGCCTTGCCTTAGGAGGCGTACGCAGACCCGGAGGGGGACTCCAGGAGACGCCGAGCCATGGGCGCGTTGGGCGACGCCGAGGCAGAGTAGCCGTACGCGTAGACCCCCATCGGAGCCGCCATCGGATGGTCGAACTTGCAGTTTACGCCGAACTTGCAGATGCCATAGCGAGAGTAGAACTTGCAGAGCTCTTCCCCCTGAAAATCTCAAACAAAAATGGCTTGTCATGATCCAAAAACAGGTGCGCTGGGAACAGCAAAGATGAACTAGTATTTGAGAAGCTGCAACAAAATCATTAGCTAAGCATAATAGGCCTTTTCTTAATTAGCAGGCCTCAGCCATTTCAATTTGTGAGGAACTAGAAAATCTCAAACTACATATGATCCAGTCATCAATAGCTAAATAAGTACAGCGTGTtaaccaaatactccctccgtcccaaaataagtgtctcaactttgtactaactctactaagcttgagacacttatttcggAATGGAGGAAGTAATAACTAAGCAGAGGTAGTCTACTTATCACTTCCCTGTCAGACTGGCATCTTATTACAATGTTCAGGTTGATAAAATGCTGAATTTAATGATAAAACACTATGTAACCAAGAGAAGTACGGTTTAATAATAGTCCTCGAACATGCAGGATTTAGCATCAGTAAATATGCTGAATTTCTTGTTTGTAGAATTGCTCATCAATATCAGGAACTATATATTATTGCAGAATCAATTGTGTAACCAATAAACATGATAATTTATCAAGCATCTTGGGTTCTACAATTCATCCCAAATCTATACTCAGAGAAATATAATGTAAATCAACTACTTAactaaaatagtactccctccgttcctttttacttcgcatattagatttgtgtcaagtcaaactttacaaagtttgaccaaatttatattaaaaaatatcaacatctaaaaTATCAAATATATATACTATGGAACTACATTTCGTAGTGAATCTAACAATGTTGATTTAGCATTATGAATGTTGTTACCTTTTTCTGCAAGTTTGGTCAaactagagatactttgacttcggacaaaacttatatgcagactaaaaaggatcTGAGGGAGTACAAGGGTCTCTCTCCCAGACGGATGCTGAAGGAGGTACAACGCTCAAAACATGGGCAAAAACTACCATGGACAATGAGTTAAGGATAAGCAAAAACAGTGAAGGGGTTCCATGTACTTACTGGGCGTAATGGAAGACCCATTGGGCTCAAGATACAGTCTGGGGGAGGCTGTGAGCGCACCCGGGGATGATGGAATTTGCAAACTGCACCAAATTTACAATCTCCAGTCTTTATGTAGTATATGCATTCTGGCTGATCAGGTCTCTCAGGAAATACATTCTCTCTCTGCAGTGCATACTGAGGTGCAGGAAACGAACTGGATCTGTAGGATGATTGCATTCCCTGATTTCCTGCACTGGCTTCACCTTGTCGAGAAGTTCCATAGTATTGTTGAGCCCCTGGAGACTGTAGTCGACTCTCAGGAGATGAAACAGGTACCATTTGGCCCTTGAaagataagaaaaataaaaaaatatcaacCCTAAATAACAGACTCCAACATGTTTTTCTTTCACAAAATTAGAGCTAAATAGCTAAAGCTAAGTAAGATTATAGACCAAGCTGCATGACAGAGCTTTCCAAGATGCATATAGAATAAACTCATTTGTTACTGAACTTAATTCTTTTCTTTGAGCAAATCATTATTACCTAGTTTGAACATTTGTCTCTCAGGAAACATCAACATGGCAATAGTAATTCAAATAGCAAAATAATGCAAGTATAGACAGGCAATATTAACAGAGCCATGACACAAAACAAGGATCAAAGGTTAGACTTGCAGAAATCCAAACAAAGGGAAAAGGATAAGTTAAAAGTTGAGACTTGAGACTGATGTATTTCTTATGTTTTCCCTCTGTGGGTCTAGGAAATGAACAGACAAACACATCATGACTAAGAGAAAATTCATTATACTGCATTACTATGAAATGAGATGATCTTACAGGATATGAGTTCCAGCTTGGTACTTGAACAAGACCCTGTGGTACAATCATCGGTGTATAGTTTGAAGGACTTTGCCATCTAGGGCTTGGAATGAAAGAACCTCTTGGATAAGTCCAGCTTGCCATTGTTCCAGTATAGGAATGTGGACCAGTGCTTCCAGAGTTATGTACAGGAGGATAAATAGGGGAACCACGTGAAGAAGCCACCGCATTGAAAATTTCTGGATGGTTAAATTTACATGTATTCCCATATTTACACTGTCCCGTTTTTAAGTAGTATGCACACTCCCTTTCATTCTACAGCAGCAAAATAGATTTCAGCTCAGTACAACAAGCAGAAAAATATATAAAAGGATGGACAAATAAATTATTCTACTAACAGTACACAACTAACCGGTCGAAGTGGATATCCCAATGTGTTTAGCTGCACCATTCCTGCGATTCCAGCCTTTTCTCTAGGGTGATGGAATTTGCACGTAGGCCCAAACTTGCATGTTCCAGTCTTCAGGTAGTACTGCATGAAAACATTGAGAAATTCTATCAGTTCAACACTCCAGCAAAGCATCAAAATGCTAAAATTATActgcttgtactccctccattccgaattacttgtcgcaggtatggatgtatctagatgtattttagttctagatacatccatttctgcgacgagtaatttggaacggagggagtagattgcaAGATAGACTCTACAAACATGCCATGGAAACAAATAGTAATACCCTGTACTTTTACAAAGGCACTCTGAAATTGTGGTTATCATCCTGACAAAACTGAACCTAAATCACCTAGCGGTTATTTTCTTGATGTACGAGTACTTCTACAAATTCTTGTAACAGTTATCTTGAATGACTTGGTTGTCACATGACAATCAGTCCTTACAAATAAGCACTGAAGAAAGCACTAGGAGAATTACGAAGTCCTCATATGAACCACAACTTTTTTTCCTTGACCTATATAAAAGCATCAACCAAATTTAAGACCCCCTTTTCTCCACATGTTTTCGCTAAGCATTTTTAACAAGATAAATAATTGCTCCAACGCATTGCATAAGCAGAAAACAAGCCACACATGAGTATACGACACTGCTGATATTGTTAATCAAGGCAGCATGGCGTGAATCCAAGTAAAATCTATGGCACAACAACAGCTTCTGGAAGAACAAATGGCTCCTAAATATAATTACCTGACATTCAGGTTGTCCCACCCTCTCAGGATATTCTCCTTTCATTCTGGCAGAGGCAATAGCCTGACAATAAGCAGGTTAGTTGAGAAGAAAAATGTGAGATGAAGCAACAACAATAAGTATATAAAGAGGTTTCACAGAAAATTGGCAGTTAGTACTGTAATGACTCTAAGGAACAGGAATGATATCCAGCTCG is from Triticum aestivum cultivar Chinese Spring chromosome 3A, IWGSC CS RefSeq v2.1, whole genome shotgun sequence and encodes:
- the LOC123063071 gene encoding uncharacterized protein; this translates as MPASMPKLLFLLLLLLASAAHSSPVVPAASDQAEQSAVRMVPMAPAGGDGAGFSGVVLNETRRRLGSFQLCAPCTCCGGPRGVCVLSPCCYAINCNIPNRPFGFCSFTPRSCDCLHCNV
- the LOC123063070 gene encoding zinc finger CCCH domain-containing protein 12, which encodes MDEAGRASAPAVVTVTASAAAPSPPPPPPPATATAAAADPPSPDPDALYEEGMWQQMAMSSGATMQSGPYPVRPGEPDCTYYLRTGLCRFGMSCRFNHPQDRNTAIASARMKGEYPERVGQPECQYYLKTGTCKFGPTCKFHHPREKAGIAGMVQLNTLGYPLRPNERECAYYLKTGQCKYGNTCKFNHPEIFNAVASSRGSPIYPPVHNSGSTGPHSYTGTMASWTYPRGSFIPSPRWQSPSNYTPMIVPQGLVQVPSWNSYPGQMVPVSSPESRLQSPGAQQYYGTSRQGEASAGNQGMQSSYRSSSFPAPQYALQRENVFPERPDQPECIYYIKTGDCKFGAVCKFHHPRVRSQPPPDCILSPMGLPLRPGEELCKFYSRYGICKFGVNCKFDHPMAAPMGVYAYGYSASASPNAPMARRLLESPSGSAYAS